In Bacteroides coprosuis DSM 18011, the following are encoded in one genomic region:
- a CDS encoding Biopolymer transport protein ExbD/TolR (InterPro IPR003400~KEGG: bfs:BF3946 hypothetical protein~PFAM: Biopolymer transport protein ExbD/TolR~SPTR: Putative uncharacterized protein;~IMG reference gene:2504108178~PFAM: Biopolymer transport protein ExbD/TolR), with the protein MAKVKKHDVFIDMTAMSDVTVLLLTFFMLTSTFLPKEPVTGINAPASVKDIKVPDYNVMNILIDLKGKVYLNIDRPEVKLEALDRMSKQYGVTFSDQQKKVFVEQPYIGVPISRLPALLDLPMSDQDAHMRQYGIPSDSISNQLTDWIQIARDIDSDMKITLKADQTTPYPIVEKVMKDLVKIKANRYSLVTVLKGAPDGF; encoded by the coding sequence ATGGCAAAAGTAAAGAAACATGATGTATTCATTGACATGACAGCGATGAGTGATGTTACTGTTCTCTTGCTTACTTTCTTCATGTTAACATCAACCTTTTTACCCAAAGAACCAGTAACAGGTATTAATGCTCCTGCTTCTGTAAAAGATATCAAGGTTCCAGATTATAATGTGATGAATATACTGATAGACTTGAAAGGAAAAGTTTATTTGAATATTGATAGACCCGAAGTAAAGCTTGAGGCACTAGATAGAATGTCAAAGCAGTATGGTGTAACATTCAGTGATCAACAAAAGAAAGTATTTGTAGAACAGCCTTATATAGGAGTACCTATTAGTAGGTTACCTGCATTACTCGACTTACCGATGTCCGATCAAGATGCTCATATGAGGCAGTATGGTATTCCTTCAGACAGTATAAGTAACCAATTAACGGATTGGATTCAAATAGCAAGAGACATTGACTCTGATATGAAAATTACGCTAAAAGCAGATCAAACTACTCCATACCCTATTGTAGAAAAGGTAATGAAGGATTTGGTTAAGATTAAAGCCAATCGTTATAGTTTGGTTACCGTATTAAAAGGAGCACCTGATGGTTTTTAA
- a CDS encoding MotA/TolQ/ExbB proton channel (COGs: COG0811 Biopolymer transport protein~InterPro IPR002898~KEGG: bvu:BVU_1615 MotA/TolQ/ExbB proton channel~PFAM: MotA/TolQ/ExbB proton channel~SPTR: MotA/TolQ/ExbB proton channel family protein;~manually curated~IMG reference gene:2504108179~PFAM: MotA/TolQ/ExbB proton channel family) produces MSAAWIILGCAIIAGLFFFYVCGDASHFDEKGHPLPGDVFGTLYQGGYVIPIVITLLLTVLTLSVERLFAMSRASGKGKVAQFVINANKKLEEGDIEGVEKLCDEQKGSVANILKAGLVRYRDVESIDDLTNVEKAGLIQKEIDEATTLELPYLEKNLNIIAAISSLGTLFGLFGTVLGMIRSFAAMGNEGAPDSTALAVGISEALMNTAMGIGTGAVAIITYTYFSGRVQSITDAVDEVGFAIGQAFVKTHGGITK; encoded by the coding sequence ATTTCTGCTGCTTGGATTATTTTAGGATGTGCTATTATAGCTGGTTTATTCTTCTTTTACGTGTGTGGAGATGCAAGTCACTTCGATGAAAAAGGTCATCCACTTCCTGGCGATGTTTTTGGTACTTTATACCAAGGTGGTTATGTAATCCCAATCGTTATTACTCTTTTACTTACTGTTTTAACTTTATCTGTTGAAAGATTATTTGCGATGAGTAGAGCAAGTGGAAAAGGTAAGGTAGCTCAATTTGTTATCAATGCAAATAAGAAACTAGAAGAAGGCGACATCGAAGGTGTAGAAAAACTTTGTGATGAACAAAAAGGTTCTGTTGCGAATATTTTGAAAGCTGGTTTAGTAAGATACAGAGATGTAGAAAGTATTGACGACTTGACAAATGTTGAAAAAGCTGGGCTTATTCAAAAAGAAATTGACGAAGCTACAACTCTTGAACTTCCATACTTGGAAAAGAACTTAAATATCATTGCAGCTATTTCAAGTTTAGGTACTCTATTCGGACTATTTGGTACAGTACTTGGTATGATTCGTTCGTTTGCGGCTATGGGTAATGAAGGAGCTCCAGATTCAACAGCTCTTGCAGTAGGTATCTCTGAAGCACTGATGAATACAGCTATGGGTATTGGTACGGGTGCTGTAGCTATCATTACCTATACTTACTTCTCAGGTCGTGTACAATCTATTACTGATGCTGTAGATGAAGTTGGCTTTGCTATTGGACAAGCATTTGTAAAAACACATGGTGGTATTACAAAATAA
- a CDS encoding hypothetical protein (KEGG: bvu:BVU_0274 hypothetical protein~SPTR: Putative uncharacterized protein;~IMG reference gene:2504108180) yields MKQNYIINIGRELGSGGRDIGQKLSEHLNFEFYDRKLIEIAAQESGLCKEFFEKADEKASQTRWGSFFAMRYPFIGDGVVPSNFLSNDALFKIQSDVIRELAEKHSCIFVGRCADYILRNHPNCVSIFISSPHDDRVDRLCQRHNISKDEAEEMMIKADKGRSQYYNYYSYNTWGAAKTYDLCINSSLFGLDGTVDFIENFIKHKFQLK; encoded by the coding sequence ATGAAACAAAATTATATCATAAATATTGGTCGAGAACTAGGTAGTGGTGGTCGAGACATAGGTCAAAAGCTATCCGAGCACTTAAATTTTGAGTTTTACGATAGAAAGCTTATTGAAATAGCTGCTCAAGAAAGTGGCTTGTGTAAAGAGTTTTTTGAAAAGGCTGATGAAAAAGCATCACAAACACGTTGGGGCTCTTTCTTTGCTATGCGTTATCCTTTTATAGGTGATGGTGTTGTACCTTCTAATTTTTTAAGTAATGATGCTCTCTTTAAAATACAGAGTGATGTGATTAGAGAGTTAGCGGAGAAGCATTCTTGTATTTTTGTTGGTCGGTGTGCTGATTATATTTTAAGAAACCATCCCAATTGCGTGAGTATCTTTATCTCTTCTCCTCATGATGACCGAGTAGATAGGCTTTGTCAAAGACACAATATATCAAAAGACGAAGCCGAAGAAATGATGATTAAGGCTGATAAAGGTAGATCTCAGTACTACAACTATTATAGCTATAATACATGGGGAGCTGCCAAGACTTATGATTTATGCATCAATTCTTCTTTGTTTGGATTAGATGGAACGGTTGATTTTATCGAAAACTTTATAAAACACAAATTTCAGTTGAAATAA
- a CDS encoding TonB family protein (InterPro IPR006260~KEGG: bth:BT_2665 TonB~PFAM: TonB, C-terminal~SPTR: TonB protein;~TIGRFAM: TonB, C-terminal~IMG reference gene:2504108176~PFAM: Gram-negative bacterial tonB protein~TIGRFAM: TonB family C-terminal domain), producing the protein MLKDVNINSKEWCDMVFEQKNKKYGAYRLRQSSSKRHFTAFLIIILCTILVALIPRIYSVVKSKTAKNLGPMEETVELSNIPIEEQVPEENIIKQEVAPPPPPLKSTIQFVPPVIAKDEDVTDQDEMKTQEEVQTSKLQISVADVKGTDEKLGVDIAELEQHKVIVGEEVAEKPFEVVEQAPAYPGGVEELMKYLSKNIKYPTVAQENGVQGRVIVRFVVSKTGAISDVTVVRGFDAACDKEAVRVVKSMPKWLPGKQGGVAVPVYFTLPVTFKLK; encoded by the coding sequence ATGTTAAAAGATGTCAATATAAACTCCAAAGAATGGTGTGACATGGTCTTTGAACAGAAGAACAAAAAATATGGGGCATATCGTTTGCGCCAGAGCTCTTCTAAAAGGCATTTTACCGCATTCTTGATAATCATTCTTTGTACTATTCTAGTTGCACTTATACCTCGTATATATAGTGTTGTGAAAAGTAAAACAGCAAAGAACTTAGGTCCGATGGAGGAGACCGTGGAACTTTCTAATATACCAATAGAGGAACAAGTTCCTGAAGAAAATATAATAAAACAAGAGGTAGCACCTCCACCACCTCCTCTGAAATCAACTATTCAGTTTGTTCCACCCGTAATTGCTAAAGATGAAGATGTTACGGATCAAGACGAAATGAAAACTCAAGAGGAAGTACAAACTTCTAAATTACAAATATCAGTTGCCGATGTAAAAGGAACAGATGAAAAGTTAGGAGTGGATATTGCTGAACTAGAGCAACATAAGGTGATTGTTGGAGAAGAAGTGGCCGAAAAGCCTTTTGAAGTAGTTGAACAAGCTCCAGCTTATCCTGGAGGAGTTGAAGAGCTAATGAAGTATTTGTCAAAAAATATCAAGTACCCAACAGTTGCTCAAGAGAACGGAGTTCAAGGACGTGTAATCGTTCGATTCGTAGTATCAAAGACAGGAGCAATCTCAGATGTAACTGTAGTACGTGGTTTCGATGCTGCTTGTGATAAAGAGGCTGTAAGAGTTGTTAAGTCAATGCCAAAATGGCTTCCAGGTAAACAGGGTGGTGTAGCAGTACCTGTATATTTCACACTACCTGTAACATTTAAGTTGAAATAA
- a CDS encoding MATE efflux family protein (COGs: COG0534 Na+-driven multidrug efflux pump~InterPro IPR002528~KEGG: bth:BT_2121 putative Na+-driven multidrug efflux pump~PFAM: Multi antimicrobial extrusion protein~SPTR: MATE efflux family protein;~TIGRFAM: Multi antimicrobial extrusion protein~IMG reference gene:2504108181~PFAM: MatE~TIGRFAM: putative efflux protein, MATE family), which translates to MEGNKATLALGNESMSKLMAQYAIPAIIAMTAAALYNMIDSIFIGHGVGVLAMTGLSITFPFMNLAAAFGAMVGLGSATLISVKLGQQDYKTAQEVLGNVVTLNFIIGISFSIISFIFLDPILYVFGASDASLPYARDFMEVILIGNIFSHSYFALNAVLRASGQPRKAMIATIFTVLINIVLAPIFIFYFGWGIRGAATATVTAQFIALLWQIHYFTDKKNLIYFKKGTYRLKKYIVRDILAIGMSPFLMNAAACFIVLFINHSLGKYGDDYYIGAYGIVNRIVFFFLMIVMGLNQGMQPIAGYNYGAKQYGRVTEILKLTIKWATLVTCIGFALGMFAPHLVVSIFTPDEELINIASKGLSITTVAFPVVGFQMVTSNFFQSIGLAKKAIFLSLTRQLLFLLPCLYFLPTFFGVEGVWASMPASDFIAALVAAILLWYQFRLFKRSENSEV; encoded by the coding sequence ATGGAAGGAAATAAAGCAACACTAGCATTAGGTAACGAAAGTATGAGTAAGCTAATGGCACAATATGCCATTCCAGCTATTATTGCAATGACTGCAGCTGCTCTTTATAATATGATTGATAGTATTTTTATCGGTCATGGAGTAGGTGTCTTAGCGATGACAGGTTTATCAATAACTTTCCCCTTTATGAACTTGGCTGCCGCTTTTGGTGCTATGGTAGGATTGGGTTCTGCTACTCTTATATCTGTTAAACTGGGGCAACAAGATTATAAAACTGCCCAAGAGGTATTGGGAAATGTGGTAACTCTTAATTTTATTATAGGTATATCTTTTTCTATTATTTCCTTTATTTTCTTAGATCCTATTCTTTATGTCTTTGGAGCTAGTGACGCTTCCTTGCCTTATGCTAGAGACTTTATGGAGGTTATTTTGATAGGAAATATTTTTTCTCATTCTTATTTTGCTCTGAATGCCGTGTTAAGGGCTAGTGGGCAACCTCGTAAAGCTATGATTGCTACTATCTTTACTGTTTTAATCAATATAGTGTTGGCACCCATCTTCATTTTTTATTTTGGCTGGGGTATTCGAGGTGCTGCAACAGCCACAGTAACAGCTCAATTTATTGCTTTGCTATGGCAAATCCATTATTTTACAGATAAGAAGAATTTAATCTACTTCAAAAAGGGAACTTATCGTCTTAAAAAATATATTGTACGTGATATCCTTGCTATTGGAATGTCTCCTTTTTTAATGAATGCTGCAGCTTGTTTTATTGTATTATTTATAAACCATAGCCTAGGTAAATATGGCGATGATTACTACATTGGAGCTTATGGAATAGTTAATCGTATTGTTTTTTTCTTCTTGATGATTGTGATGGGATTGAATCAAGGTATGCAGCCTATAGCTGGATATAACTATGGTGCTAAGCAATATGGCCGTGTTACCGAGATTTTGAAATTAACGATCAAATGGGCTACTTTAGTGACTTGTATCGGTTTTGCTCTTGGTATGTTTGCACCTCATTTAGTAGTCTCTATTTTTACTCCCGACGAAGAGTTAATCAATATTGCATCAAAGGGGTTGTCTATTACTACAGTAGCATTTCCTGTTGTTGGGTTTCAGATGGTTACTTCTAATTTTTTCCAGAGTATAGGGTTGGCAAAGAAGGCCATTTTCTTATCTCTTACCCGACAATTGTTATTCTTATTACCTTGTTTGTACTTTTTACCCACGTTCTTTGGTGTAGAGGGAGTGTGGGCTAGTATGCCTGCTTCCGACTTTATAGCTGCACTGGTAGCTGCTATTTTACTATGGTACCAGTTTAGGCTATTTAAACGTTCAGAGAATAGTGAAGTATGA
- a CDS encoding NAD(P)H-quinone oxidoreductase subunit K (COGs: COG0377 NADH:ubiquinone oxidoreductase 20 kD subunit and related Fe-S oxidoreductase~HAMAP: NADH-ubiquinone oxidoreductase, 20 Kd subunit~InterPro IPR006138:IPR006137~KEGG: bvu:BVU_1758 NADH dehydrogenase subunit B~PFAM: NADH:ubiquinone oxidoreductase-like, 20kDa subunit~PRIAM: NADH dehydrogenase (quinone)~SPTR: NADH-quinone oxidoreductase subunit B;~TIGRFAM: NADH-ubiquinone oxidoreductase, 20 Kd subunit~IMG reference gene:2504108172~PFAM: NADH ubiquinone oxidoreductase, 20 Kd subunit~TIGRFAM: NADH-quinone oxidoreductase, B subunit), whose protein sequence is MEIKKQNKKIPKIKSMAYDEFKNNDYLENMVEELRSNGTNVVVGVLDDVVNWGRSNSLWPLTFATSCCGIEFMAIGAARHDFARFGFEVARPSPRQADFIMVAGTITDKMAPVLKRLYDQMADPKYVIACGACTITGGPFKNSYHVVKGIDKILPVDVFIPGCPPRPEAMIYGLMQLQRKVKLERFIGGVNKKELTIKEYEEKLKEDSSEKNNY, encoded by the coding sequence ATGGAAATAAAGAAACAAAATAAAAAGATACCCAAGATTAAATCCATGGCTTACGATGAGTTTAAAAACAACGATTATTTAGAAAATATGGTTGAAGAACTCCGCTCTAATGGAACAAATGTAGTTGTCGGAGTTCTTGACGATGTTGTCAATTGGGGTAGAAGTAATTCACTATGGCCATTAACTTTTGCTACGAGTTGCTGTGGTATTGAGTTTATGGCTATTGGTGCTGCTCGTCACGATTTTGCTCGTTTTGGTTTTGAAGTAGCACGACCTAGTCCACGTCAGGCAGATTTTATTATGGTAGCGGGTACCATTACCGATAAAATGGCTCCTGTATTGAAGAGACTTTATGATCAGATGGCAGATCCAAAGTATGTTATAGCATGTGGTGCTTGTACTATTACTGGTGGACCATTTAAAAACTCATATCACGTGGTTAAAGGTATAGATAAGATATTACCTGTTGATGTGTTTATTCCTGGTTGTCCTCCACGTCCCGAAGCTATGATTTATGGTCTTATGCAACTTCAGCGTAAAGTGAAGTTGGAACGCTTTATTGGTGGAGTGAATAAGAAAGAATTAACCATTAAAGAATATGAAGAAAAACTGAAAGAAGATTCATCTGAAAAAAATAATTATTGA
- a CDS encoding putative phosphate ABC transporter, phosphate-binding component (COGs: COG0226 ABC-type phosphate transport system periplasmic component~KEGG: bth:BT_2664 putative phosphate ABC transporter, phosphate-binding component~SPTR: Putative Phosphate-binding protein;~IMG reference gene:2504108175), translating into MRKVKFLLLSLVVLISFTSCKNQRKVSRTDTPTSGIVEIAVDESFAPIIDEQIGVFESLYEKSSIIPIYTNDVNVYDLLMKDSVRLVLGTRELTQNEISRVEAKKQRLRVLKVAVDGVALIIHKDNPDSLLTLSQVQKVITGKIESWKEINANSPLNEISVLFDTPNSSTVRFLRDSVCNNEPMGSNVKAVSADIESVDISQVKSNRMVIEYVASHPNAIGVLGVGWLNNPSDQSNLSFIDEVTVVGISRRDVATSSNSYKPYQYQMALEIAHRYSPLENLESGYPLTRDIYIMSTDAIGGLTTGLYNFIASDRGQRIILKSGLLPANRPIRLINISESMD; encoded by the coding sequence ATGAGAAAAGTGAAATTTTTATTGCTATCATTGGTTGTGTTGATCAGCTTTACCTCGTGTAAGAACCAGCGCAAAGTATCAAGAACTGATACTCCAACATCTGGAATTGTTGAAATAGCAGTAGATGAGAGCTTTGCTCCAATCATAGATGAGCAGATTGGCGTATTTGAATCATTATACGAGAAGTCGTCAATCATTCCTATTTACACGAATGATGTAAATGTGTATGATCTTTTGATGAAAGATAGCGTACGTTTGGTTTTAGGAACCCGTGAATTGACTCAGAATGAAATTTCAAGAGTAGAAGCAAAGAAACAAAGGCTAAGAGTATTAAAAGTTGCAGTTGATGGAGTTGCATTAATTATTCATAAAGATAATCCCGATTCTTTGTTGACACTAAGCCAAGTTCAAAAAGTCATCACTGGTAAAATTGAATCATGGAAGGAGATTAACGCTAATTCTCCATTAAATGAAATATCAGTCCTATTTGATACTCCTAATTCAAGTACGGTTCGTTTCTTACGAGATTCAGTTTGTAATAATGAGCCAATGGGCTCAAATGTTAAAGCTGTTTCTGCTGATATTGAATCTGTTGATATTAGTCAAGTTAAATCAAATCGTATGGTTATAGAATATGTTGCATCTCATCCCAATGCCATAGGGGTACTAGGGGTTGGTTGGTTAAACAATCCTTCCGATCAAAGTAATTTGAGTTTTATTGATGAGGTTACTGTTGTAGGTATAAGTAGAAGAGATGTTGCCACATCTTCTAATAGTTATAAACCCTATCAGTATCAAATGGCATTAGAAATTGCACACAGATATTCACCTTTGGAAAATTTGGAATCTGGATATCCTTTGACAAGAGATATTTATATAATGAGTACAGATGCTATTGGTGGTCTTACAACTGGCTTATACAATTTTATAGCTAGTGATAGAGGGCAACGGATAATCTTGAAATCGGGATTGTTGCCAGCAAACAGACCTATCCGACTTATTAATATTTCAGAATCGATGGATTAA
- a CDS encoding Tetratricopeptide TPR_1 repeat-containing protein (InterPro IPR001440:IPR011716:IPR019734~KEGG: bth:BT_2663 TPR repeat-containing protein~PFAM: Tetratricopeptide TPR-1; Tetratricopeptide TPR-3~SMART: Tetratricopeptide repeat~SPTR: Tetratricopeptide repeat family protein;~IMG reference gene:2504108174) — MKTRYFICSLVSLLVCATSFAQNHSGIELFNLGELTTAKQLFEGSKGVSPDISYYYLGEIALKEGKNSEALEYFNKGINADSDAVFCSIGKVKIEQKASPKELSKELKNIQKKNKKDIAVLVQIAKAYWDVDMIADAESTLSAARSIDKNSALPYLLGGDILLKKGNIGEAASQYEQAYTFDPSCVVAYIKNALVYETTNSTTSINTLKSGLEANPNNTLINKYLADIYYHHGFYQQAIDAYNLFFQSNNQSLADLKNYAASFYFTDNYEKALEIIQEVLAVDPNNRVMNRLLMYTFDKQKKFDKALDASEKLFALSPDDTQTPLLANDYIVYGDILRENGDLDKAIVQYDKAIALDTEKLDVLKDITGKLVNANRFVEAGKLYDRYIELAKETESSDYLLMGIAYYQAAVKASKDEIEKDQTKLVEYTTKAEAAFSMVIDLVPDSYQGYYWRANVKTLLDADLSKGLANDDYLKMIEVIKSNDLDSNINKLVEGYRYLSIYYLYQFDSNKKDSDKQSAKKYAEQVLELNSNDDTAQKILEVLSN, encoded by the coding sequence ATGAAAACAAGATATTTTATCTGCTCTCTTGTGAGCTTATTGGTTTGTGCAACATCTTTTGCACAAAACCACTCTGGTATTGAGCTTTTCAATTTAGGAGAACTTACAACAGCCAAACAACTTTTTGAAGGATCAAAAGGTGTATCTCCAGATATTTCATATTATTATTTGGGTGAGATTGCCTTGAAAGAAGGAAAAAATAGTGAAGCATTAGAATACTTTAATAAAGGTATTAATGCAGATTCAGATGCTGTATTTTGCTCTATTGGCAAAGTGAAGATAGAACAAAAAGCATCACCTAAAGAGTTAAGTAAAGAATTAAAGAATATCCAAAAGAAAAACAAAAAAGATATTGCGGTTTTAGTGCAAATAGCTAAAGCTTACTGGGATGTAGATATGATTGCTGATGCAGAAAGCACTTTGTCTGCAGCAAGAAGTATAGATAAAAATTCTGCTTTACCTTATTTGTTAGGAGGAGATATCTTGTTGAAAAAAGGGAATATAGGAGAGGCTGCTTCACAATATGAACAAGCTTATACTTTTGATCCTAGTTGTGTAGTAGCATATATTAAGAATGCATTAGTTTATGAAACGACTAATTCTACAACGTCTATAAATACTTTGAAAAGTGGCTTAGAAGCCAATCCTAATAACACATTAATAAACAAATATCTTGCTGATATTTATTACCACCATGGTTTCTATCAACAAGCAATAGATGCTTATAATCTATTTTTCCAAAGTAATAATCAGTCTTTAGCTGATTTGAAAAATTATGCTGCATCTTTCTATTTTACAGATAATTACGAAAAAGCTCTCGAAATAATTCAAGAAGTTTTAGCTGTAGATCCCAATAATCGAGTGATGAATCGATTATTAATGTATACCTTTGACAAGCAGAAAAAATTTGACAAGGCCTTAGATGCCAGTGAAAAATTATTTGCACTCTCTCCTGATGATACACAAACACCATTATTGGCGAATGATTATATTGTGTATGGAGATATTTTGAGAGAAAATGGAGATTTAGACAAAGCCATTGTTCAATATGACAAAGCAATAGCTCTGGATACTGAAAAGCTAGATGTCTTAAAAGATATAACAGGAAAACTAGTCAATGCGAATCGATTTGTTGAAGCAGGTAAGCTATACGATAGATATATTGAGCTAGCTAAAGAAACTGAATCTTCTGATTATTTATTAATGGGTATTGCTTATTACCAAGCAGCTGTGAAAGCTTCGAAAGATGAAATTGAAAAAGACCAGACTAAACTAGTGGAATATACCACAAAGGCAGAAGCAGCATTTAGTATGGTTATTGACTTAGTTCCTGATAGTTATCAAGGCTATTATTGGAGAGCCAATGTGAAAACTTTGCTTGATGCTGACTTGTCTAAAGGTTTAGCAAACGACGACTACTTAAAAATGATAGAAGTAATTAAGAGTAATGACTTAGATTCAAATATTAATAAACTTGTTGAAGGATATAGATATTTATCTATTTATTATCTGTATCAATTTGATTCAAATAAAAAAGATAGTGATAAACAATCTGCTAAGAAATATGCAGAACAAGTACTAGAGCTTAACTCTAACGATGATACAGCTCAGAAAATACTTGAAGTTCTATCTAATTAA
- a CDS encoding Biopolymer transport protein ExbD/TolR (InterPro IPR003400~KEGG: bvu:BVU_1617 hypothetical protein~PFAM: Biopolymer transport protein ExbD/TolR~SPTR: Putative uncharacterized protein;~IMG reference gene:2504108177~PFAM: Biopolymer transport protein ExbD/TolR), translating to MASIDTSKGGGSKKGKPQKQTLRVDFTPMVDMNMLLITFFMLCSTLSKPQVMDIAMPTDQIMDESQTPKVKESKAITLLLGEDNKVYYYLGKLDEEAYSDYNTLKETTFSTSTSNEGLRDILLERNIDAVRDMRELKTEKREKGNRMSEDEFKERRNKIKGDKDALTVIIKPTEHSNYKNLVDALDEMEICSIGKYAIVDMTDGDYFLIENLKTQGGFGAENLAPQN from the coding sequence ATGGCAAGTATAGATACCAGTAAAGGTGGAGGTTCTAAGAAAGGTAAGCCTCAAAAGCAAACATTACGTGTTGACTTTACACCGATGGTAGATATGAACATGTTGCTCATTACATTCTTTATGCTTTGTAGTACATTATCAAAACCTCAAGTGATGGATATAGCGATGCCTACAGATCAAATAATGGATGAGTCCCAGACACCTAAAGTAAAAGAGTCAAAGGCAATAACTCTACTCTTAGGTGAAGATAACAAAGTTTATTACTACTTAGGTAAACTGGACGAAGAAGCGTATTCAGATTATAATACGCTAAAAGAAACTACGTTCTCTACCAGTACCTCCAATGAAGGCTTAAGAGATATTCTTTTGGAACGTAATATAGATGCAGTTCGTGATATGAGAGAACTAAAGACAGAAAAACGTGAAAAAGGAAATCGTATGTCTGAAGACGAGTTTAAAGAACGCAGAAATAAAATTAAAGGAGACAAAGACGCTTTAACTGTAATAATTAAACCTACAGAGCATTCCAATTACAAAAATCTAGTTGATGCATTAGATGAAATGGAAATTTGCAGTATTGGTAAATATGCTATCGTAGATATGACTGACGGAGATTACTTCTTAATTGAGAACCTAAAAACCCAAGGTGGTTTTGGTGCAGAGAATCTAGCTCCTCAAAATTAA
- a CDS encoding NAD(P)H-quinone oxidoreductase subunit 3 (COGs: COG0838 NADH:ubiquinone oxidoreductase subunit 3 (chain A)~HAMAP: NAD(P)H-quinone oxidoreductase subunit 3, bacterial/plastid~InterPro IPR000440:IPR023043~KEGG: bvu:BVU_1759 NADH dehydrogenase I chain A~PFAM: NADH:ubiquinone/plastoquinone oxidoreductase, chain 3~SPTR: NADH-quinone oxidoreductase subunit;~IMG reference gene:2504108173~PFAM: NADH-ubiquinone/plastoquinone oxidoreductase, chain 3) gives MDFILLIAVIITAILLAALALKTARLLSPRSYNPQKSEAYECGIPTRGTSWMQFKVGYYLYAILFLVFDVETVFLFPWAVVSKELGMMGLISFLFFLLILVLGLAYAWKKGVLEWK, from the coding sequence ATGGATTTTATACTATTAATAGCGGTAATCATTACCGCTATATTACTAGCTGCTTTAGCCCTTAAAACAGCCCGTTTACTTTCTCCGAGGTCTTATAATCCACAGAAAAGTGAAGCTTATGAATGTGGTATTCCTACGAGAGGTACAAGTTGGATGCAGTTTAAAGTGGGATATTACTTATATGCCATCCTTTTCTTGGTTTTTGATGTAGAAACAGTGTTCCTCTTTCCTTGGGCTGTCGTTTCTAAAGAATTAGGAATGATGGGGTTAATTAGCTTTTTATTTTTCTTGCTTATTTTAGTTTTAGGCCTTGCTTACGCATGGAAGAAAGGAGTTCTTGAATGGAAATAA